A single genomic interval of Spinacia oleracea cultivar Varoflay chromosome 6, BTI_SOV_V1, whole genome shotgun sequence harbors:
- the LOC130462710 gene encoding uncharacterized protein → MRIYQKQSMGLETSTTPWLRLLSQYAQNQTLPISVPVFSVGSNRQCNLILRDQTASGILCRIKNTKREGCMIDVLESTGSKGSVFVNGMSVKKNTSRLLHSGDEHGADPNLGLQGEKPLIVALSSGNIQIIKCLLKAGADPNTTNFVILQL, encoded by the exons ATGAGAATTTACCAGAAACAAAGCATGGGTTTAGAGACATCGACAACTCCTTGGCTTAGGCTCTTGTCACAGTATGCACAG AATCAAACTTTACCTATATCAGTGCCCGTTTTCTCAGTTGGTTCAAACAGACAATGTAATCTCATTTTGAGAGATCAAACGGCGAGTGGGATCCTTTGCCGGATAAAAAATACTAag CGTGAAGGCTGCATGATTGATGTTCTTGAAAGCACAGGAAGCAAGGGATCTGTGTTTGTAAATGGGATGAGTGTGAAGAAGAACACCAGCCGTCTTTTGCATTCTGGGGATGAA CATGGTGCTGACCCGAATCTTGGTTTACAAGGAGAAAAACCTTTGATTGTGGCTTTATCTTCTGGCAATATACAGATTATCAAATGCTTGCTTAAAGCTGGAGCTGATCCTAATACTACTAATTTT GTAATCTTGCAGTTGTAG